Proteins encoded by one window of Primulina huaijiensis isolate GDHJ02 chromosome 1, ASM1229523v2, whole genome shotgun sequence:
- the LOC140965884 gene encoding uncharacterized protein isoform X2, with amino-acid sequence MGKLSPLGFKRKNDGDNTGKKRMKPMEAEGDDVVAEKAGLPLSEVVSDCEERWFLETLKEAEDGDVRMQVIVSQMYNSGYGVAKDEEKGKFWISKASRIRASARKLSYKRPGYNASDSDTDELVCTS; translated from the exons ATGGGAAAATTATCACCGTTGGGTTTCAAGCGCAAGAATGACGGCGATAATACAGGGAAGAAGAGAATGAAGCCGATGGAGGCTGAAGGAGACGACGTTGTAGCAGAGAAGGCGGGGCTTCCGCTTTCGGAAGTGGTTTCTGACTGCGAAGAACGATGGTTTCTAGAGACACTTAAAGAGGCGGAGGATGGTGACGTTAGAATGCAGGTGATTGTAAGTCAAATGTACAATAGCGGCTATGGAGTTGCCAAAGATGAAGAAAAG GGGAAGTTTTGGATCTCAAAAGCTTCGCGAATCAGGGCTTCGGCGAGGAAACTTAGCTACAAACGTCCAG GTTACAATGCAAGTGATTCGGATACTGATGAGTTGGTGTGTACATCTTGA
- the LOC140965884 gene encoding uncharacterized protein isoform X1 codes for MGKLSPLGFKRKNDGDNTGKKRMKPMEAEGDDVVAEKAGLPLSEVVSDCEERWFLETLKEAEDGDVRMQVIVSQMYNSGYGVAKDEEKGKFWISKASRIRASARKLSYKRPDVTEVVTPAGYNASDSDTDELVCTS; via the exons ATGGGAAAATTATCACCGTTGGGTTTCAAGCGCAAGAATGACGGCGATAATACAGGGAAGAAGAGAATGAAGCCGATGGAGGCTGAAGGAGACGACGTTGTAGCAGAGAAGGCGGGGCTTCCGCTTTCGGAAGTGGTTTCTGACTGCGAAGAACGATGGTTTCTAGAGACACTTAAAGAGGCGGAGGATGGTGACGTTAGAATGCAGGTGATTGTAAGTCAAATGTACAATAGCGGCTATGGAGTTGCCAAAGATGAAGAAAAG GGGAAGTTTTGGATCTCAAAAGCTTCGCGAATCAGGGCTTCGGCGAGGAAACTTAGCTACAAACGTCCAG ATGTTACGGAAGTTGTAACTCCTGCAGGTTACAATGCAAGTGATTCGGATACTGATGAGTTGGTGTGTACATCTTGA
- the LOC140966002 gene encoding short-chain dehydrogenase reductase 2a: MPVQVSSEVTFSGFHVPGKDNVTSPPIKRLEGKVAIVTGGARGIGEATVKLFAFHGSKVVIADVDDSLGHSLANSLSSQVSYFHCDVTSENDIETLIDSTVLTYGKLDILFNNAGILGNQAKHKSILDFNGEEFDQIMRVNVRGAALGMKHAARAMIRRGGGGCIISTSSVAGVMGGLGPHSYTASKHAIVGLTKNAACELGRYGIRVNCISPFGVATRMLVNAWRGADEDCDACASQEEMENMEEFVRGLANLKGETLRAKDIAEAAVYLASDESRYISGHNLVVDGGITTSRNCVGM, from the exons ATGCCCGTCCAAGTGTCTTCCGAGGTTACTTTTTCAGGGTTCCACGTCCCTGGAAAAGACAATGTCACTTCTCCCCCAATCAAAAG GTTGGAGGGAAAAGTTGCGATTGTTACCGGCGGTGCTAGAGGTATCGGAGAAGCAACCGTGAAGCTATTCGCATTCCATGGCTCTAAAGTAGTCATCGCCGATGTTGACGACAGTCTCGGACATTCGCTCGCCAATTCGCTGTCTTCTCAGGTCAGCTACTTCCACTGCGACGTCACGTCGGAGAACGACATTGAAACCCTGATAGACTCGACGGTCTTAACTTACGGGAAGTTGGATATACTCTTCAACAACGCCGGTATACTCGGAAACCAGGCCAAGCACAAGAGCATCCTCGATTTCAATGGCGAAGAATTCGATCAGATCATGAGAGTCAACGTCAGGGGGGCAGCGCTGGGGATGAAGCACGCAGCCCGGGCGATGATCAGACGCGGTGGGGGCGGGTGCATCATCTCCACGTCGAGCGTGGCAGGAGTGATGGGCGGGCTGGGGCCTCATTCGTATACGGCATCGAAGCACGCGATCGTGGGGCTGACGAAGAATGCTGCTTGTGAACTGGGGCGGTATGGGATTCGGGTGAACTGCATCTCCCCGTTCGGCGTGGCGACAAGGATGCTGGTGAACGCGTGGAGGGGTGCTGACGAGGACTGCGACGCGTGCGCCAGCCAGGAGGAAATGGAGAATATGGAGGAGTTTGTGAGAGGACTGGCGAACCTGAAAGGAGAAACTTTAAGGGCGAAGGATATAGCGGAAGCGGCAGTGTATCTGGCGAGCGATGAATCCAGGTATATCAGTGGGCATAATCTTGTCGTGGATGGTGGGATTACCACTTCTAGGAACTGTGTTGGAATGTGA